One segment of Marvinbryantia formatexigens DSM 14469 DNA contains the following:
- the folP gene encoding dihydropteroate synthase codes for MKIGNRKFQETGHTYIMGILNVTPDSFSDGGRWNNPEAALAHTEQMIADGADIIDIGGESTRPGYTMLSDEEEIARVVPMIELVKEKFDIPVSVDTYKSAVAKAALAAGADLVNDIWGLKYDPALAGVIAEAGVPCCLMHNRQAADYTDFRAELLADLRETVALAKAAGIADDKIILDPGVGFGKTYEHNLTAINHLEELQALGYPVLLGTSRKSVIGLTLDLPAAERVEGTLVTTVFGVMKQAMFVRVHDVKENARAIKMTEAILHG; via the coding sequence ATGAAAATCGGAAACCGCAAATTCCAGGAGACGGGACATACTTATATTATGGGGATTCTGAATGTGACGCCGGATTCCTTCTCGGACGGCGGGCGCTGGAATAATCCGGAGGCGGCGCTGGCGCACACGGAGCAGATGATCGCGGACGGCGCGGATATTATCGACATCGGCGGGGAATCCACCAGACCGGGCTACACGATGCTCTCTGACGAGGAGGAAATCGCCAGGGTGGTACCCATGATAGAGCTGGTAAAGGAAAAATTTGACATCCCCGTTTCGGTCGATACCTACAAAAGCGCGGTGGCGAAGGCGGCGCTGGCGGCGGGAGCGGACCTGGTAAACGATATCTGGGGGCTGAAATATGATCCGGCACTGGCGGGTGTCATCGCAGAGGCGGGCGTACCCTGCTGTCTGATGCATAACCGGCAGGCGGCGGATTATACAGATTTCCGGGCAGAGCTTTTAGCGGACCTGCGGGAGACGGTTGCCCTTGCGAAGGCGGCGGGCATCGCGGACGATAAGATCATACTGGATCCCGGCGTCGGCTTTGGCAAAACCTATGAGCATAACCTGACGGCAATCAACCATCTGGAGGAGCTGCAGGCGCTCGGCTATCCGGTGCTGCTCGGCACCTCGCGCAAGTCGGTGATCGGGCTGACGCTGGACCTTCCGGCGGCGGAGCGCGTGGAGGGCACGCTGGTGACGACCGTGTTCGGCGTGATGAAGCAGGCGATGTTTGTGCGCGTCCATGATGTAAAAGAAAACGCCAGGGCAATAAAAATGACGGAGGCTATTCTTCATGGATAA
- a CDS encoding YfhO family protein yields the protein MLDNHAPRGAKYYLKYWLLYSVLFAVVTAGVFLVLILQGRSFVWYSDAVSQYVPRAAYFGTKTREVLAGFLEGDFSIPTYDFTLGMGNTIPLHFEPLYWVFLLFDASQAELAYGVVLLLRFYFAGLSMSVFLFYFRNGWTAALIGSFSYIYCGYGLWACMRHAHFLYGLIMLPLCILALEELYRHKRWYLCTLVVWIHLWCGYYFLYINTLATAVYFLLRFFHDKEHRTFREFWKKLGMIAGSYLLGVAIGNGTLIDSFASYLTSGRTEAVDYGSSANFLFYGWKWPLSFFRDFLTAGRGPGNWLRLGYIPLIYVGLVVLFLRKGRKLLKSTVLTGTVFLMIPAVAFVFSGFSNINNRWSYVYSFALSAALAFVIKDIRELTKKERRIVVLASLPFLVLFAAEVLFSHGKNRYIALVSGVVLVLTLVVVLLFCPADELADSSENAAGGSSGGPAGFSGNAAGGSSGGPAGFFGNAAGVFSGNMEAQQERLQSRRLRRWRIPGTDRLAGGALVALTVVSLWCYGLETFAPRMENYASEFPKAGTVVEGITQMPLAALEDVEDDSFYRAATKKVNRKIQGAAQFLDYNGTVWYSSTTSRIMQDYYLQMGVSTWSGVRLKGFDGRTFLDTLACVKYYALDKETEYDLPYGYKKVLETEKNGKTYEVFENEMALPIGYTYDTVISEEELLAYEVPERQEVLMQAASLESAAGTQAESADTSDIKGASDAGAQAESADTVNIKGASDAGAQAESADMSDIKGARSASAQAESADTADIKSADGAVQITGQMAEITGETCENVTVGDGVLTIQYKKGEEATLTLDYSGTENSEVYLYIRGLQYEDGYSASFEYECGKYSNTYSLHGVENPYYSGQKDYLFNLGYHEEADGTCRITFTEGKSLRFDDIQIYCQPMDNMKDYTDALKENVLENVEIQTNCVKGDISLEEEKLLVLSIPYQNGWTAYVDGQKTEIEKANLMYMGIWLEPGGHTIELRYRMPGMRIGVGVSIAAFLIFILLLLKARRRRQVSEGSV from the coding sequence ATGCTGGATAATCACGCGCCGCGCGGTGCGAAATATTATCTGAAATACTGGCTGCTGTACAGCGTGCTGTTTGCCGTGGTGACGGCGGGCGTATTTCTGGTGCTGATTCTGCAGGGAAGAAGCTTTGTCTGGTATTCCGACGCGGTGTCGCAGTATGTGCCGCGGGCGGCGTATTTCGGGACGAAAACGCGGGAGGTGCTCGCCGGGTTCCTGGAGGGGGATTTTTCCATCCCCACCTATGATTTCACGCTTGGCATGGGAAATACTATCCCTCTGCACTTTGAGCCGCTGTACTGGGTGTTCCTGCTGTTTGACGCGTCGCAGGCGGAGCTTGCCTACGGCGTTGTGCTCCTTCTGCGGTTTTATTTCGCCGGACTGTCCATGTCGGTGTTTCTGTTTTATTTCCGGAACGGATGGACGGCGGCATTGATCGGCAGTTTTTCTTATATTTACTGCGGCTACGGGCTGTGGGCATGTATGCGGCACGCGCATTTTCTGTACGGGCTGATTATGCTGCCGCTGTGCATTCTGGCGCTGGAGGAGCTTTATCGTCATAAGCGCTGGTATCTGTGCACGCTGGTGGTGTGGATCCACCTCTGGTGCGGATATTATTTTCTGTATATCAATACCCTCGCCACGGCGGTGTATTTTCTGCTGCGCTTTTTCCACGATAAGGAGCACCGCACCTTCCGGGAATTCTGGAAGAAGCTTGGCATGATTGCCGGCTCCTATCTGCTGGGCGTGGCGATCGGAAACGGCACGCTGATAGATTCCTTCGCTTCCTATCTGACGAGCGGGCGCACGGAGGCGGTGGATTACGGCAGCAGCGCAAACTTCCTCTTTTACGGCTGGAAGTGGCCGCTGAGTTTTTTCCGTGATTTTCTGACGGCGGGCCGCGGACCGGGCAACTGGCTGCGGCTGGGCTATATTCCGCTGATTTATGTCGGGCTGGTGGTGCTGTTTCTGCGCAAAGGCAGGAAGCTTCTGAAATCTACCGTGCTCACGGGAACGGTGTTCCTGATGATTCCGGCGGTGGCGTTTGTGTTCAGCGGCTTCAGCAATATTAACAACCGCTGGAGCTACGTCTATTCGTTTGCGCTGTCGGCGGCACTGGCGTTTGTGATAAAGGATATCCGGGAGCTGACAAAAAAAGAGCGGCGGATAGTGGTTCTGGCGTCCCTGCCCTTTCTGGTGCTGTTTGCGGCGGAGGTACTTTTCTCGCATGGAAAGAACCGCTATATTGCGCTGGTGTCCGGGGTGGTGCTGGTGCTGACGCTGGTTGTCGTGCTGCTTTTTTGTCCGGCGGACGAACTGGCAGATTCTTCTGAAAATGCGGCAGGCGGCTCTTCCGGAGGTCCGGCGGGCTTTTCCGGAAATGCAGCAGGCGGCTCTTCAGGAGGTCCGGCAGGCTTTTTCGGAAATGCAGCAGGCGTTTTTTCCGGAAATATGGAAGCACAGCAGGAGCGCCTGCAGAGCCGGCGGCTTCGCAGGTGGAGGATACCGGGGACGGACCGGCTTGCCGGAGGAGCTCTGGTGGCGCTGACGGTCGTTTCTCTCTGGTGTTACGGACTGGAGACCTTTGCGCCGCGGATGGAGAATTACGCCTCGGAATTTCCAAAAGCGGGGACGGTGGTGGAGGGCATCACGCAAATGCCGCTCGCGGCGCTGGAGGACGTGGAGGACGATTCGTTTTACCGCGCGGCGACAAAAAAGGTAAACCGCAAGATTCAGGGAGCGGCGCAGTTTTTGGATTATAACGGCACAGTCTGGTATTCCAGCACCACGAGCAGAATCATGCAGGACTATTATCTGCAGATGGGTGTGAGCACCTGGAGCGGCGTGCGCCTGAAGGGTTTTGACGGCAGGACGTTTCTGGATACGCTGGCGTGCGTGAAGTATTATGCGCTTGATAAGGAGACGGAGTACGATTTGCCCTACGGCTATAAAAAAGTGCTGGAGACAGAGAAAAACGGCAAAACCTACGAGGTCTTTGAAAATGAAATGGCGCTGCCCATCGGTTATACATACGACACGGTAATCAGTGAGGAGGAGCTGCTCGCCTACGAAGTGCCGGAGCGTCAGGAGGTGCTGATGCAGGCGGCGTCGCTGGAGAGCGCTGCGGGCACGCAGGCAGAATCTGCGGACACGTCGGACATAAAAGGCGCCAGTGACGCGGGCGCGCAGGCAGAATCTGCGGACACGGTGAACATAAAAGGCGCCAGTGACGCGGGTGCGCAGGCAGAATCTGCAGATATGTCGGACATAAAAGGCGCCAGGAGCGCGTCCGCACAGGCGGAATCTGCAGATACGGCGGATATAAAGTCTGCGGACGGCGCCGTGCAGATTACCGGGCAGATGGCGGAGATTACGGGAGAGACCTGCGAAAATGTGACCGTCGGGGACGGTGTGCTTACGATACAGTATAAAAAGGGAGAGGAAGCCACGCTCACGCTGGATTACAGTGGGACGGAAAATTCCGAGGTCTATCTGTATATCCGGGGACTTCAATATGAAGACGGCTACAGCGCCTCCTTTGAGTACGAATGTGGAAAGTACAGCAATACCTACAGTCTGCACGGCGTGGAAAATCCCTATTATTCGGGGCAGAAGGACTATCTGTTCAACCTCGGTTATCACGAGGAGGCGGACGGTACCTGCCGGATTACCTTCACAGAGGGAAAAAGCCTGCGGTTTGACGACATTCAGATTTACTGTCAGCCGATGGACAATATGAAGGACTACACGGATGCGCTGAAGGAAAATGTGCTGGAAAATGTGGAGATACAGACAAATTGTGTGAAGGGAGATATCTCGCTGGAAGAGGAAAAGCTTCTGGTGCTTTCCATCCCGTACCAGAACGGCTGGACCGCTTATGTGGACGGGCAGAAGACGGAAATAGAGAAGGCGAACCTTATGTACATGGGAATCTGGCTGGAGCCGGGCGGGCACACCATTGAGCTGCGCTACCGGATGCCGGGAATGCGCATCGGTGTGGGCGTCTCCATCGCCGCGTTTCTGATTTTCATTCTGCTGCTTCTTAAGGCACGGAGGCGGCGCCAGGTATCGGAGGGATCTGTTTAG
- a CDS encoding exopolyphosphatase: MAVKMFASIDVGSYEIGMKIFEFPARHEMKEIDCVRCRLELGKDTFNTGKISVRKLEELCRVLNDFVRIMNGYRVTSYRACATSSVREADNRMLVLEQVKRVTGLNLEILDNSEQRFLDYKSIAFGEKEFPRIIQNGTAIVDVSGGSIQISLFDNDKLVTTQNIRMGYLRIREKMADFVRQTLHMEEMAEELINNELASFKKMYLKDREIKNLIVAGDYILQLLGRPVVDASQYMEMYQRVIEMRPEEIAHQYGIPSESASLILPSVIIYKRLIEETGAQTIWMPGLSLSDGIAYDYAQRNRLIRAEHNFDDDIIAAARIIAKRYQCNKSHIKNLESLALPIFDKIKKFSGLDARQRLLLQIAVILHSCGKYINLSDGAECSYSIIMATEIIGLSSKERRVIANVVKYNTLDFTYGDIMMQPGLGEKEYLLIMKLTAILRVANALDRSHKQKFSQVRFTLKEEELLIHVETTEDITLEKGLFPPKADYFEEVFHIRPVIRQKKTM, encoded by the coding sequence ATGGCAGTGAAAATGTTTGCATCCATCGATGTGGGTTCCTACGAGATAGGAATGAAAATCTTTGAGTTTCCGGCGCGGCACGAAATGAAGGAGATCGACTGTGTGCGCTGCCGCCTGGAGCTTGGAAAAGACACCTTTAATACCGGGAAAATCAGCGTCCGGAAGCTGGAGGAGCTCTGCCGCGTTCTGAACGATTTTGTGCGGATCATGAACGGCTACAGGGTGACGTCCTACCGCGCCTGCGCGACCAGCTCCGTGCGGGAGGCGGATAACCGTATGCTGGTTCTGGAGCAGGTGAAGCGGGTGACGGGGCTTAACCTGGAGATTCTCGACAACTCCGAGCAGCGCTTTCTGGACTATAAGTCCATCGCGTTCGGGGAAAAGGAATTTCCCAGAATCATCCAGAACGGAACGGCAATCGTGGATGTGAGCGGCGGAAGTATCCAGATCAGTCTTTTTGACAATGACAAGCTGGTGACCACGCAGAACATCCGCATGGGATATCTGCGTATCCGTGAAAAAATGGCGGATTTTGTGCGCCAGACCCTGCACATGGAGGAAATGGCGGAGGAGCTGATCAACAACGAGCTTGCCAGCTTTAAAAAGATGTACTTAAAGGACCGCGAGATTAAAAATCTGATTGTGGCGGGCGATTATATCCTGCAGCTTCTGGGCAGACCGGTCGTGGATGCATCGCAGTACATGGAAATGTACCAGAGGGTGATTGAAATGCGCCCGGAGGAGATTGCGCACCAGTACGGGATTCCGTCCGAGAGCGCTTCCCTGATTCTGCCGTCTGTCATCATTTATAAGCGTCTGATCGAAGAGACGGGAGCGCAGACCATCTGGATGCCGGGGCTTAGCCTGAGCGACGGCATTGCATATGATTACGCGCAGAGAAACCGGCTTATAAGGGCGGAGCATAATTTTGACGACGATATCATTGCCGCGGCGCGGATTATTGCGAAGCGCTACCAGTGCAATAAGAGCCACATCAAAAATCTGGAAAGCCTGGCGCTGCCGATTTTTGATAAGATAAAAAAATTCTCCGGGCTGGACGCCAGACAGCGGCTGCTTCTGCAGATTGCGGTGATTCTGCACAGCTGCGGAAAGTATATCAATTTATCCGACGGGGCGGAGTGCTCCTACAGCATCATCATGGCGACGGAAATTATCGGACTGTCCAGCAAGGAGCGCCGGGTGATTGCCAATGTGGTAAAATACAATACGCTTGATTTTACATACGGGGATATTATGATGCAGCCGGGGCTGGGTGAGAAGGAGTATCTGCTTATCATGAAGCTGACGGCGATCCTGCGCGTGGCGAACGCCCTGGACCGCAGCCACAAGCAGAAATTCAGCCAGGTGCGTTTTACCCTGAAGGAGGAGGAGCTCCTGATTCACGTGGAGACCACGGAGGATATCACGCTGGAGAAGGGACTGTTTCCGCCGAAGGCGGATTATTTTGAAGAGGTATTTCATATCCGGCCGGTTATCCGGCAGAAAAAGACGATGTAG
- a CDS encoding RNA degradosome polyphosphate kinase: MEMDFTKPEYYRNREDSWISFNERVLSEARDKSIPLFERLKFLSITASNFDEFFMIRVASLKDMVHAGYSKRDIAGMTASEQLEVILKRVQEVVALQYSTYNRSLLPALKQQGLEVITKHEDLNREQKAYVDRYFEENVYPVLTPMAMDSSRPFPLIRNKTLNIGALISKKEEGQKEASTQFATVQVPSVLPRIIELPGGKSGVRTVILLEEIIERNIGKLFLSYDVVCAHPYRIMRNADLTIDEDEAADLLKEIQRQLKKRQWGEVIRLEVEDGMDKQLLKILKKEFNIKGDDVFHISGPLDLTFLMKMYGLEGFDHLKNKPYVPQPVPALMDCSDIFSAIREGNILLHHPYMTFDPVVDFVRQAAKDPDVLAIKQTLYRVSGNSPIIAALAQAAENGKQVSVLVELKARFDEENNIVWAKMLEKAGCHVIYGLVGLKTHCKITLVVRREEDGIRRYVHLGTGNYNDSTAKLYTDCGLLTCSEAIGEDATAVFNMLSGYSEPRHWNRLALAPIWLRNRFAELISRETEHALAGEPAHIIAKMNSLCDKEIIARLYEASAAGVKIELIIRGICCLKTGIPGVSENITVRSIVGNFLEHARIFYFYNNGQPEIFMGSADWMPRNLDKRVEILFPLENDEIKEEAYHILQIQLADNVKAHILQPDGTYEKIDKRGKVLLCAQDYFCKEAVERAKRPEDSVHDRVFIPAEPAVEE; the protein is encoded by the coding sequence ATGGAAATGGATTTCACGAAACCGGAATATTACCGGAACCGGGAGGATAGCTGGATCAGCTTTAACGAGCGTGTTTTAAGCGAGGCGCGCGATAAAAGCATCCCTCTTTTTGAGCGTCTGAAATTCCTGAGTATTACCGCCTCAAATTTCGATGAATTTTTTATGATCCGCGTCGCTTCCCTGAAGGATATGGTACATGCGGGCTACAGCAAGCGCGATATCGCTGGGATGACGGCTTCCGAGCAGCTTGAGGTGATCTTAAAGCGCGTGCAGGAGGTGGTGGCGCTGCAGTATTCCACCTACAACCGTTCGCTGCTGCCGGCGCTGAAGCAGCAGGGGCTGGAGGTCATCACGAAGCACGAGGATTTAAACCGCGAGCAGAAGGCGTATGTGGACCGCTATTTTGAGGAAAATGTATATCCGGTCCTCACGCCGATGGCGATGGATTCCTCGCGGCCGTTCCCGCTTATCCGCAACAAGACTCTGAATATCGGCGCGTTGATCTCTAAGAAGGAGGAGGGGCAGAAGGAGGCTTCCACGCAGTTTGCGACGGTACAGGTGCCTTCTGTGCTTCCGCGCATCATCGAGCTGCCGGGAGGAAAAAGCGGGGTGCGCACTGTCATTCTGCTGGAGGAGATCATCGAGCGCAACATCGGAAAGCTGTTTTTAAGCTACGACGTTGTCTGCGCACACCCCTACCGCATCATGCGCAACGCCGATTTGACCATTGATGAGGACGAGGCGGCGGATCTTCTGAAGGAAATCCAGAGGCAGCTGAAAAAGCGTCAGTGGGGCGAGGTCATCCGTCTGGAGGTGGAGGACGGTATGGATAAGCAGCTCCTTAAGATTCTGAAAAAGGAATTTAACATAAAGGGGGACGATGTGTTCCACATCAGCGGACCGCTGGACCTGACATTCCTGATGAAGATGTATGGTCTGGAGGGCTTCGACCATCTGAAGAATAAGCCGTATGTCCCGCAGCCGGTTCCGGCGCTGATGGACTGCAGCGATATTTTTTCCGCCATCCGCGAGGGCAATATCCTGCTGCATCATCCGTATATGACGTTTGACCCGGTGGTGGATTTTGTGCGCCAGGCGGCGAAGGACCCGGATGTGCTCGCCATCAAGCAGACGCTCTACCGCGTCAGCGGCAATTCGCCGATTATCGCGGCGCTTGCGCAGGCGGCGGAGAACGGCAAGCAGGTTTCCGTTCTGGTGGAGCTGAAGGCGCGCTTCGATGAGGAAAACAACATTGTCTGGGCAAAGATGCTGGAGAAAGCGGGCTGCCATGTCATTTATGGTCTGGTGGGTCTGAAAACGCACTGCAAGATTACGCTGGTGGTGCGCCGGGAGGAGGACGGCATCCGCCGGTATGTGCACCTCGGCACCGGAAATTACAACGATTCCACGGCAAAGCTTTACACGGACTGCGGACTGCTGACGTGCTCGGAGGCAATCGGGGAGGATGCGACAGCGGTGTTTAATATGCTGTCAGGCTATTCGGAGCCGAGACACTGGAACCGTCTGGCGCTTGCGCCCATCTGGCTGCGCAATCGCTTTGCGGAGCTGATAAGCCGGGAGACGGAGCACGCTCTGGCGGGTGAACCGGCGCACATCATCGCAAAGATGAATTCCTTATGCGACAAGGAAATCATCGCCCGGCTCTATGAGGCGTCGGCGGCGGGTGTGAAGATCGAGCTGATCATCCGCGGCATCTGCTGTCTGAAGACGGGCATTCCGGGCGTCAGCGAAAATATTACCGTGCGCTCGATCGTGGGCAATTTCCTGGAGCATGCGCGCATTTTCTATTTTTACAATAACGGACAGCCGGAAATCTTTATGGGCAGTGCGGACTGGATGCCGCGCAACCTCGATAAGCGTGTGGAAATCCTCTTCCCGCTGGAGAACGACGAGATTAAGGAGGAAGCGTACCACATCCTGCAGATTCAGCTTGCGGATAACGTCAAGGCGCATATCCTGCAGCCGGACGGCACCTATGAGAAGATTGACAAGCGCGGCAAGGTACTTTTGTGCGCGCAGGATTATTTCTGTAAAGAAGCGGTGGAGCGGGCGAAAAGACCGGAGGATTCCGTGCACGACCGCGTCTTTATCCCGGCGGAGCCGGCAGTGGAGGAATAG
- the pheA gene encoding prephenate dehydratase: protein MTDLSALREEIDAIDQQIVTLYEKRMAVCEEVAEYKIQTGKKVFDKEREDAKIATLTAMTHSSFNGHAVEELFRQIMSISRKRQYQLLTREGVIGRLSFTQVEEIERENVRVVFQGVEGAYAQAAMKAYFGDKVSSFAVAKWRDALEAIAEGMADFAVLPIENSTAGFVSEIYDLLMKYDDYIVGEQIIRVEHVLLGLPGAKLSGIRTVYSHEQGLMQCEEFLNGHRDWQQEAVDNTAMAAKKVAKEQDASQAAIASAFAGEVFGLEILKEHISTSAGNSTRFIIVSNQRIFQKDANKISICFEAPHRSGALYNILSHFIYNNLNMSKIESRPIPERNWEYRFFVDVEGNLNDSAVKNALRGITEEAANVKILGNYYGGNV from the coding sequence ATGACAGATTTATCAGCTTTGCGGGAGGAAATAGACGCGATTGACCAGCAGATCGTCACACTCTATGAAAAGAGGATGGCGGTCTGCGAGGAGGTGGCGGAGTATAAGATACAGACCGGAAAAAAGGTCTTTGACAAGGAGCGGGAGGACGCCAAGATCGCTACTCTTACGGCGATGACGCACAGCTCCTTTAACGGACATGCGGTTGAGGAGCTGTTCCGGCAGATTATGTCCATCAGCAGAAAAAGACAGTACCAGCTTCTCACGCGCGAGGGCGTGATCGGCAGGCTGTCGTTCACGCAGGTGGAAGAGATTGAACGGGAGAATGTCCGCGTCGTTTTCCAGGGCGTGGAGGGCGCCTACGCCCAGGCGGCGATGAAGGCATATTTCGGGGATAAGGTCAGCTCCTTTGCGGTGGCAAAGTGGCGCGATGCGCTGGAGGCAATCGCGGAGGGCATGGCGGATTTCGCCGTGCTGCCGATAGAAAATTCCACGGCGGGTTTCGTCAGCGAAATCTACGACCTTCTGATGAAATACGACGACTATATTGTCGGGGAGCAGATCATCCGCGTCGAGCATGTGCTTCTGGGACTGCCGGGGGCGAAGCTTTCCGGTATCCGGACCGTGTATTCGCATGAGCAGGGGCTGATGCAGTGCGAGGAATTTTTAAACGGACACCGCGACTGGCAGCAGGAGGCGGTGGACAATACGGCGATGGCGGCAAAGAAGGTCGCAAAGGAGCAGGACGCGTCGCAGGCGGCGATTGCAAGCGCCTTTGCGGGAGAGGTGTTCGGGCTGGAGATCTTAAAAGAGCATATCAGCACCAGCGCTGGCAATTCCACGCGGTTTATTATCGTCTCGAACCAGCGCATTTTCCAGAAGGACGCCAACAAAATCAGTATCTGCTTTGAAGCGCCGCACAGGAGCGGGGCGCTGTACAATATCTTATCGCATTTTATTTACAACAATCTGAACATGAGTAAGATTGAATCGCGCCCGATACCGGAGCGGAACTGGGAATACCGGTTTTTCGTGGACGTGGAGGGCAATTTAAACGACAGCGCAGTGAAAAACGCGCTGCGCGGCATTACGGAGGAAGCGGCAAACGTGAAAATCCTCGGAAATTATTATGGAGGGAATGTATGA
- the folK gene encoding 2-amino-4-hydroxy-6-hydroxymethyldihydropteridine diphosphokinase, which yields MDKITIKNLEVFARHGVFPEENALGQKFVLSAELFTDTRLAGRTDELEYSIDYGSFSQYMTKFMQEHTFRLIEAAAEQLAEALLLAFPRLQAVRLEIKKPWAPIHLPLETVSVEIMRGWHTAYIALGSNMGDKKAYLDGAVQALRDTKGCRVTAVADYIVTAPYGGVEQDDFLNGALALQTLLTPQELLARLHEIEAAAGRERIVRWGPRTLDLDILLYDDQVIDTEELTVPHKELHLREFVLVPLAQIAPHVRHPLLKKTIEELKTEVVR from the coding sequence ATGGATAAGATTACCATAAAAAATCTGGAGGTGTTTGCCCGGCACGGGGTTTTCCCGGAGGAGAACGCGCTCGGACAGAAATTTGTGCTTTCCGCGGAGCTTTTCACTGACACGCGCCTGGCGGGCAGGACGGATGAACTGGAATATTCCATTGATTATGGCAGTTTTAGTCAATATATGACTAAATTTATGCAGGAGCATACCTTCAGGCTGATTGAGGCGGCGGCGGAGCAGCTTGCGGAGGCGCTGCTTCTTGCATTTCCCCGCCTGCAGGCGGTGCGGCTGGAGATAAAGAAGCCGTGGGCGCCCATCCATCTGCCGCTGGAGACGGTGAGTGTGGAGATCATGCGCGGCTGGCATACGGCGTATATCGCGCTCGGCTCCAATATGGGAGATAAGAAAGCTTATCTGGACGGTGCGGTGCAGGCGCTGCGGGATACAAAGGGCTGCCGGGTAACGGCGGTGGCGGATTATATTGTCACAGCGCCCTACGGCGGTGTGGAGCAGGACGATTTTCTGAACGGCGCACTTGCGCTGCAGACGCTGCTTACGCCGCAGGAGCTGCTTGCGCGTCTCCATGAGATCGAGGCGGCGGCAGGGCGGGAGCGCATCGTCCGCTGGGGACCGCGCACGCTCGATCTGGACATTCTCCTCTATGATGACCAGGTAATCGACACGGAGGAGCTGACGGTTCCGCATAAAGAGCTGCACCTGCGGGAGTTTGTGCTGGTCCCGCTGGCGCAGATCGCGCCGCATGTGCGGCATCCGCTGCTGAAAAAGACGATAGAGGAACTGAAGACGGAGGTGGTCAGATGA
- a CDS encoding ATP-binding protein: protein MTGSTRVEELLLYRRFKDAKIFDDMVWVIENLDYDGKEKYGMDTLRASYYDCISALVEMAGSYGFEGNLWHTYLTYLLVNHENVFSTACEIVGAVEGSINDIAKHDFEIFRGLYAFDLNEIEEKTGVYAMRYLMRYRNTERCSKTFNRRIRDRICSLTVALEQSRDVDEFMEHMVEFYRDFGVGKLGLHKAFRIEHTEEGVEILPIKNIAHVRLDDLVGYEIAKKKLLANTEAFVSGRKANNCLLFGDAGTGKSSSIKGILNQYYERGLRIIEIYKHQFQDLNDVIAQIKNRNYKFIIYMDDLSFEDFEIEYKYLKAVIEGGLEKKPDNVLIYATSNRRHLVREKFSDKEERRDDLHSSDTVQEKLSLVNRFGVQIFFCAPDKKEFQNIVRILAEKNGIRMPEEELLEEANKWELSHGGLSGRTAQQFIDYLLGQVC, encoded by the coding sequence ATGACCGGAAGTACAAGAGTGGAAGAACTGCTGTTATACCGCAGATTTAAGGACGCCAAAATCTTTGACGATATGGTCTGGGTAATAGAAAACCTGGATTATGACGGCAAAGAGAAGTATGGAATGGATACGCTGCGCGCGTCCTACTATGACTGCATCAGCGCTCTGGTAGAAATGGCAGGCAGCTATGGCTTTGAGGGAAACCTCTGGCACACCTATCTGACTTACCTGCTGGTAAATCATGAGAATGTGTTCAGCACCGCCTGTGAGATCGTGGGGGCTGTGGAGGGCAGCATCAACGATATCGCGAAGCATGATTTTGAAATTTTCCGCGGTCTGTACGCATTTGATTTAAATGAGATTGAGGAAAAGACCGGCGTATACGCAATGCGCTATCTGATGCGCTACCGCAATACGGAGCGCTGCAGCAAAACCTTTAACAGGCGCATCCGGGACCGCATCTGCAGTCTGACGGTGGCGCTGGAGCAGTCGCGGGATGTGGATGAATTTATGGAACATATGGTAGAGTTTTACCGCGATTTCGGCGTCGGCAAGCTTGGTCTGCACAAGGCGTTCCGGATAGAGCACACAGAGGAGGGAGTGGAGATCCTGCCAATCAAAAATATCGCCCATGTGCGCCTGGACGACCTGGTGGGCTATGAGATTGCGAAGAAAAAGCTGCTCGCGAACACGGAAGCTTTTGTGAGCGGGCGAAAGGCAAACAACTGTCTGCTCTTTGGAGACGCGGGCACCGGCAAGTCCTCCAGCATCAAGGGCATCCTGAACCAGTATTACGAGCGGGGGCTGCGCATCATTGAAATCTACAAGCATCAGTTCCAGGACCTGAACGACGTGATTGCCCAGATAAAAAATCGCAATTATAAGTTTATTATTTACATGGATGACTTGTCTTTTGAGGATTTTGAGATAGAATATAAGTATCTGAAGGCGGTGATCGAGGGCGGTCTGGAGAAAAAGCCGGACAACGTGCTGATCTACGCGACGTCCAACCGCCGCCATCTGGTAAGGGAAAAATTCAGCGACAAGGAAGAGCGCAGGGACGACCTGCATTCCTCCGATACTGTGCAGGAAAAGCTCTCGCTGGTCAACCGGTTCGGCGTCCAGATTTTCTTCTGCGCGCCGGATAAAAAGGAATTCCAGAATATTGTCCGGATACTGGCGGAGAAAAACGGCATCCGGATGCCGGAGGAGGAGCTGCTGGAGGAGGCAAACAAGTGGGAGCTGTCCCACGGCGGGCTTTCCGGCAGAACGGCGCAGCAGTTTATCGACTATCTGCTCGGACAGGTATGCTGA